The following proteins are encoded in a genomic region of Phalacrocorax carbo chromosome 2, bPhaCar2.1, whole genome shotgun sequence:
- the KAT2B gene encoding histone acetyltransferase KAT2B isoform X3 — protein sequence MAEPGGAGAGAAGGGGPQQGSPAAGGVAAGGPVRSAVESPGGPGSARTAGKKAQLRAAPRAKKLEKLGVYSACKAEESCKCNGWKNPNPPPTPPRAELQQAVVSLAEPCRSCNHALATHVSHLENVSEEEMNRLLGIVLDVEYLFTCVHKEEDADTKQVYFYLFKLLRKCILQMGKPVVEGSLESPPFEKPSIEQGVNNFVQYKFSHLPSKERQTIVELAKMFLNRINYWHLETPSQRRLRSPNDDIAGYKVNYTRWLCYCNVPQFCDSLPRYETTQVFGRTLLRSVFTVMRRQLLEQARQEKDKLPQEKRTLILTHFPKFLSMLEEEVYSQNSPIWDQDFMVSSSRTGQLGIQTVINPPPVARSVSYSASPSSLEQPNSGNMSPACKVSSALDPNLGEKRKNNEPYSLEDSKRPRVVGDIPIELINEVMSTITDPAAMLGPETNFLSAHSARDEAARLEERRGVIEFHVVGNSLNQKPNKKIMMWLVGLQNVFSHQLPRMPKEYITRLVFDPKHKTLALIKDGRVIGGICFRMFPSQGFTEIVFCAVTSNEQVKGYGTHLMNHLKEYHIKHNILNFLTYADEYAIGYFKKQGFSKDIKVPKAKYVGYIKDYEGATLMGCELNPRIPYTEFSVIIKKQKEIIKKLIERKQAQIRKVYPGLSCFKDGVRQIPIESIPGIRETGWKPSGKERGNPRIQINFTAH from the exons ATGGCGGAGCCtggcggcgccggggccggggcggcgggcggcggcgggccgcaGCAGGGCTCCCCGGCCGCCGGGGGGGTGGCCGCCGGGGGGCCGGTCCGCAGCGCCGTCGAGAGCCCCGGGGGGCCCGGCTCGGCGCGCACCGCGGGGAAGAAGGCGCAGCTgcgcgccgcgccgcgggcCAAGAAGCTGGAGAAGCTGGGCGTCTACTCCGCTTGCAAG GCTGAGGAATCCTGTAAATGCAATGGCTGGAAGAACCCCAACCCGCCTCCCACGCCCCCccgggcagagctgcagcaggcgGTTGTCAGCCTCGCTGAACCCTGCCGCAGCTGCAACCATGCGCTGG CTACTCATGTTTCTCACCTGGAGAATGTGtctgaagaagaaatgaacaGGCTCCTGGGAATCGTGTTGGATGTGGAGTATTTGTTCACCTGTGTCCACAAGGAAGAAGATGCAGACACCAAGCAAGTTTATTTCTACCTGTTCAAA cttttgaGGAAGtgcattttacagatgggaaaaCCTGTAGTAGAAGGATCTTTGGAAAGTCCCCCATTTGAGAAACCCAGCATTGAACAG gGTGTGAATAATTTTGTGCAGTACAAATTTAGCCACTTACCCTCAAAAGAAAGGCAAACCATAGTGGAACTGGCTAAAATGTTTCTAAACCGCATTAACTACTGGCACCTGGAGACACCTTCTCAGCGAAGACTAAGATCACCCAATGATGATATTGCAGGGTATAAAGTGAATTATACCAG GTGGCTTTGTTATTGCAATGTCCCTCAGTTCTGTGACAGTCTACCTCGGTATGAAACCACCCAGGTTTTCGGCAGGACATTGCTTCGCTCTGTTTTTACTGTAATGAGACGGCAGCTGCTAGAGCAGGCCAGGCAAGAAAAAGACAAGCTTCCTCAAGAGAAACGAACACTAATCCTCACCCATTTTCCAAA GTTTCTGTCAATGCTGGAAGAAGAAGTGTACAGCCAGAATTCTCCCATTTGGGATCAGGATTTCATGGTGTCTAGTTCCCGAACCGGCCAGCTGGGGATCCAGACAG TTATCAATCCTCCTCCTGTTGCAAGATCTGTTTCATACAGTGCAAGTCCTTCATCTCTGGAGCAACCCAACAGTGGGAATATGAGTCCTGCTTGCAAAGTTTCTTCTGCCCTTGACCCAAACCTAG gggaaaagagaaaaaataatgaaccTTATTCTCTGGAGGATTCAAAAAGACCAAGGGTTGTAGGAGATATTCCTATCGAGTTAATCAATGAAGTAATGTCAACAATTACAGATCCTGCAGCAATGCTTGGGCCAGAG ACCAACTTCCTCTCAGCACACTCGGCCCGGGACGAGGCAGCGAGGCTGGAGGAGCGCAGGGGGGTGATTGAGTTCCATGTGGTCGGCAACTCCCTGAACCAGAAGCCCAACAAGAAGATCATGATGTGGCTGGTTGGTTTGCAGAACGTGTTCTCCCATCAGCTGCCTCGAATGCCAAAGGAGTACATCACACGCTTGGTCTTTGATCC GAAACACAAGACCCTTGCATTAATAAAAGATGGTCGTGTTATTGGTGGTATCTGCTTCCGGATGTTCCCCTCTCAAGGATTTACGGAGATTGTTTTCTGTGCCGTGACTTCCAATGAGCAAGTCAAg GGTTACGGGACTCATCTAATGAACCATCTGAAGGAGTACCACATCAAACACAACATTCTCAACTTTCTCACGTATGCAGATGAATATGCTATTGGCTACTTCAAAAAACAA ggtTTCTCCAAAGATATTAAAGtaccaaaagcaaaatatgttgGCTACATCAAGGATTATGAGGGAGCCACATTAATGGGATGTGAATTAAACCCAAGGATCCCCTATACGGAGTTTTCTGTcatcattaaaaagcaaaaagag ATCATAAAAAAGCTCATAGAGAGGAAACAAGCTCAGATACGAAAAGTTTATCCTGGCCTTTCTTGCTTCAAAGATGGAGTACGGCAGATTCCTATAGAAAGCATTCCTGGAATCA GAGAGACTGGCTGGAAACcaagtggaaaagaaagagg GAATCCAAGGATCCAGATCAACTTTACAGCACATTAA
- the KAT2B gene encoding histone acetyltransferase KAT2B isoform X2 has product MAEPGGAGAGAAGGGGPQQGSPAAGGVAAGGPVRSAVESPGGPGSARTAGKKAQLRAAPRAKKLEKLGVYSACKAEESCKCNGWKNPNPPPTPPRAELQQAVVSLAEPCRSCNHALATHVSHLENVSEEEMNRLLGIVLDVEYLFTCVHKEEDADTKQVYFYLFKLLRKCILQMGKPVVEGSLESPPFEKPSIEQGVNNFVQYKFSHLPSKERQTIVELAKMFLNRINYWHLETPSQRRLRSPNDDIAGYKVNYTRWLCYCNVPQFCDSLPRYETTQVFGRTLLRSVFTVMRRQLLEQARQEKDKLPQEKRTLILTHFPKFLSMLEEEVYSQNSPIWDQDFMVSSSRTGQLGIQTVINPPPVARSVSYSASPSSLEQPNSGNMSPACKVSSALDPNLGEKRKNNEPYSLEDSKRPRVVGDIPIELINEVMSTITDPAAMLGPETNFLSAHSARDEAARLEERRGVIEFHVVGNSLNQKPNKKIMMWLVGLQNVFSHQLPRMPKEYITRLVFDPKHKTLALIKDGRVIGGICFRMFPSQGFTEIVFCAVTSNEQVKGYGTHLMNHLKEYHIKHNILNFLTYADEYAIGYFKKQGFSKDIKVPKAKYVGYIKDYEGATLMGCELNPRIPYTEFSVIIKKQKEIIKKLIERKQAQIRKVYPGLSCFKDGVRQIPIESIPGIRETGWKPSGKERGKESKDPDQLYSTLKTILQQVKISKQ; this is encoded by the exons ATGGCGGAGCCtggcggcgccggggccggggcggcgggcggcggcgggccgcaGCAGGGCTCCCCGGCCGCCGGGGGGGTGGCCGCCGGGGGGCCGGTCCGCAGCGCCGTCGAGAGCCCCGGGGGGCCCGGCTCGGCGCGCACCGCGGGGAAGAAGGCGCAGCTgcgcgccgcgccgcgggcCAAGAAGCTGGAGAAGCTGGGCGTCTACTCCGCTTGCAAG GCTGAGGAATCCTGTAAATGCAATGGCTGGAAGAACCCCAACCCGCCTCCCACGCCCCCccgggcagagctgcagcaggcgGTTGTCAGCCTCGCTGAACCCTGCCGCAGCTGCAACCATGCGCTGG CTACTCATGTTTCTCACCTGGAGAATGTGtctgaagaagaaatgaacaGGCTCCTGGGAATCGTGTTGGATGTGGAGTATTTGTTCACCTGTGTCCACAAGGAAGAAGATGCAGACACCAAGCAAGTTTATTTCTACCTGTTCAAA cttttgaGGAAGtgcattttacagatgggaaaaCCTGTAGTAGAAGGATCTTTGGAAAGTCCCCCATTTGAGAAACCCAGCATTGAACAG gGTGTGAATAATTTTGTGCAGTACAAATTTAGCCACTTACCCTCAAAAGAAAGGCAAACCATAGTGGAACTGGCTAAAATGTTTCTAAACCGCATTAACTACTGGCACCTGGAGACACCTTCTCAGCGAAGACTAAGATCACCCAATGATGATATTGCAGGGTATAAAGTGAATTATACCAG GTGGCTTTGTTATTGCAATGTCCCTCAGTTCTGTGACAGTCTACCTCGGTATGAAACCACCCAGGTTTTCGGCAGGACATTGCTTCGCTCTGTTTTTACTGTAATGAGACGGCAGCTGCTAGAGCAGGCCAGGCAAGAAAAAGACAAGCTTCCTCAAGAGAAACGAACACTAATCCTCACCCATTTTCCAAA GTTTCTGTCAATGCTGGAAGAAGAAGTGTACAGCCAGAATTCTCCCATTTGGGATCAGGATTTCATGGTGTCTAGTTCCCGAACCGGCCAGCTGGGGATCCAGACAG TTATCAATCCTCCTCCTGTTGCAAGATCTGTTTCATACAGTGCAAGTCCTTCATCTCTGGAGCAACCCAACAGTGGGAATATGAGTCCTGCTTGCAAAGTTTCTTCTGCCCTTGACCCAAACCTAG gggaaaagagaaaaaataatgaaccTTATTCTCTGGAGGATTCAAAAAGACCAAGGGTTGTAGGAGATATTCCTATCGAGTTAATCAATGAAGTAATGTCAACAATTACAGATCCTGCAGCAATGCTTGGGCCAGAG ACCAACTTCCTCTCAGCACACTCGGCCCGGGACGAGGCAGCGAGGCTGGAGGAGCGCAGGGGGGTGATTGAGTTCCATGTGGTCGGCAACTCCCTGAACCAGAAGCCCAACAAGAAGATCATGATGTGGCTGGTTGGTTTGCAGAACGTGTTCTCCCATCAGCTGCCTCGAATGCCAAAGGAGTACATCACACGCTTGGTCTTTGATCC GAAACACAAGACCCTTGCATTAATAAAAGATGGTCGTGTTATTGGTGGTATCTGCTTCCGGATGTTCCCCTCTCAAGGATTTACGGAGATTGTTTTCTGTGCCGTGACTTCCAATGAGCAAGTCAAg GGTTACGGGACTCATCTAATGAACCATCTGAAGGAGTACCACATCAAACACAACATTCTCAACTTTCTCACGTATGCAGATGAATATGCTATTGGCTACTTCAAAAAACAA ggtTTCTCCAAAGATATTAAAGtaccaaaagcaaaatatgttgGCTACATCAAGGATTATGAGGGAGCCACATTAATGGGATGTGAATTAAACCCAAGGATCCCCTATACGGAGTTTTCTGTcatcattaaaaagcaaaaagag ATCATAAAAAAGCTCATAGAGAGGAAACAAGCTCAGATACGAAAAGTTTATCCTGGCCTTTCTTGCTTCAAAGATGGAGTACGGCAGATTCCTATAGAAAGCATTCCTGGAATCA GAGAGACTGGCTGGAAACcaagtggaaaagaaagagg taaGGAATCCAAGGATCCAGATCAACTTTACAGCACATTAAAAACCATCCTGCAGCAGGTGAAG ATCTCAAAACAATGA
- the KAT2B gene encoding histone acetyltransferase KAT2B isoform X1, whose amino-acid sequence MAEPGGAGAGAAGGGGPQQGSPAAGGVAAGGPVRSAVESPGGPGSARTAGKKAQLRAAPRAKKLEKLGVYSACKAEESCKCNGWKNPNPPPTPPRAELQQAVVSLAEPCRSCNHALATHVSHLENVSEEEMNRLLGIVLDVEYLFTCVHKEEDADTKQVYFYLFKLLRKCILQMGKPVVEGSLESPPFEKPSIEQGVNNFVQYKFSHLPSKERQTIVELAKMFLNRINYWHLETPSQRRLRSPNDDIAGYKVNYTRWLCYCNVPQFCDSLPRYETTQVFGRTLLRSVFTVMRRQLLEQARQEKDKLPQEKRTLILTHFPKFLSMLEEEVYSQNSPIWDQDFMVSSSRTGQLGIQTVINPPPVARSVSYSASPSSLEQPNSGNMSPACKVSSALDPNLGEKRKNNEPYSLEDSKRPRVVGDIPIELINEVMSTITDPAAMLGPETNFLSAHSARDEAARLEERRGVIEFHVVGNSLNQKPNKKIMMWLVGLQNVFSHQLPRMPKEYITRLVFDPKHKTLALIKDGRVIGGICFRMFPSQGFTEIVFCAVTSNEQVKGYGTHLMNHLKEYHIKHNILNFLTYADEYAIGYFKKQGFSKDIKVPKAKYVGYIKDYEGATLMGCELNPRIPYTEFSVIIKKQKEIIKKLIERKQAQIRKVYPGLSCFKDGVRQIPIESIPGIRETGWKPSGKERGKESKDPDQLYSTLKTILQQVKSHQSAWPFMEPVKRTEAPGYYEVIRFPMDLKTMSERLKNRYYVSKKLFMADLQRVFTNCREYNPPESEYYKCANILEKFFYTKIKEAGLIDK is encoded by the exons ATGGCGGAGCCtggcggcgccggggccggggcggcgggcggcggcgggccgcaGCAGGGCTCCCCGGCCGCCGGGGGGGTGGCCGCCGGGGGGCCGGTCCGCAGCGCCGTCGAGAGCCCCGGGGGGCCCGGCTCGGCGCGCACCGCGGGGAAGAAGGCGCAGCTgcgcgccgcgccgcgggcCAAGAAGCTGGAGAAGCTGGGCGTCTACTCCGCTTGCAAG GCTGAGGAATCCTGTAAATGCAATGGCTGGAAGAACCCCAACCCGCCTCCCACGCCCCCccgggcagagctgcagcaggcgGTTGTCAGCCTCGCTGAACCCTGCCGCAGCTGCAACCATGCGCTGG CTACTCATGTTTCTCACCTGGAGAATGTGtctgaagaagaaatgaacaGGCTCCTGGGAATCGTGTTGGATGTGGAGTATTTGTTCACCTGTGTCCACAAGGAAGAAGATGCAGACACCAAGCAAGTTTATTTCTACCTGTTCAAA cttttgaGGAAGtgcattttacagatgggaaaaCCTGTAGTAGAAGGATCTTTGGAAAGTCCCCCATTTGAGAAACCCAGCATTGAACAG gGTGTGAATAATTTTGTGCAGTACAAATTTAGCCACTTACCCTCAAAAGAAAGGCAAACCATAGTGGAACTGGCTAAAATGTTTCTAAACCGCATTAACTACTGGCACCTGGAGACACCTTCTCAGCGAAGACTAAGATCACCCAATGATGATATTGCAGGGTATAAAGTGAATTATACCAG GTGGCTTTGTTATTGCAATGTCCCTCAGTTCTGTGACAGTCTACCTCGGTATGAAACCACCCAGGTTTTCGGCAGGACATTGCTTCGCTCTGTTTTTACTGTAATGAGACGGCAGCTGCTAGAGCAGGCCAGGCAAGAAAAAGACAAGCTTCCTCAAGAGAAACGAACACTAATCCTCACCCATTTTCCAAA GTTTCTGTCAATGCTGGAAGAAGAAGTGTACAGCCAGAATTCTCCCATTTGGGATCAGGATTTCATGGTGTCTAGTTCCCGAACCGGCCAGCTGGGGATCCAGACAG TTATCAATCCTCCTCCTGTTGCAAGATCTGTTTCATACAGTGCAAGTCCTTCATCTCTGGAGCAACCCAACAGTGGGAATATGAGTCCTGCTTGCAAAGTTTCTTCTGCCCTTGACCCAAACCTAG gggaaaagagaaaaaataatgaaccTTATTCTCTGGAGGATTCAAAAAGACCAAGGGTTGTAGGAGATATTCCTATCGAGTTAATCAATGAAGTAATGTCAACAATTACAGATCCTGCAGCAATGCTTGGGCCAGAG ACCAACTTCCTCTCAGCACACTCGGCCCGGGACGAGGCAGCGAGGCTGGAGGAGCGCAGGGGGGTGATTGAGTTCCATGTGGTCGGCAACTCCCTGAACCAGAAGCCCAACAAGAAGATCATGATGTGGCTGGTTGGTTTGCAGAACGTGTTCTCCCATCAGCTGCCTCGAATGCCAAAGGAGTACATCACACGCTTGGTCTTTGATCC GAAACACAAGACCCTTGCATTAATAAAAGATGGTCGTGTTATTGGTGGTATCTGCTTCCGGATGTTCCCCTCTCAAGGATTTACGGAGATTGTTTTCTGTGCCGTGACTTCCAATGAGCAAGTCAAg GGTTACGGGACTCATCTAATGAACCATCTGAAGGAGTACCACATCAAACACAACATTCTCAACTTTCTCACGTATGCAGATGAATATGCTATTGGCTACTTCAAAAAACAA ggtTTCTCCAAAGATATTAAAGtaccaaaagcaaaatatgttgGCTACATCAAGGATTATGAGGGAGCCACATTAATGGGATGTGAATTAAACCCAAGGATCCCCTATACGGAGTTTTCTGTcatcattaaaaagcaaaaagag ATCATAAAAAAGCTCATAGAGAGGAAACAAGCTCAGATACGAAAAGTTTATCCTGGCCTTTCTTGCTTCAAAGATGGAGTACGGCAGATTCCTATAGAAAGCATTCCTGGAATCA GAGAGACTGGCTGGAAACcaagtggaaaagaaagagg taaGGAATCCAAGGATCCAGATCAACTTTACAGCACATTAAAAACCATCCTGCAGCAGGTGAAG AGCCATCAAAGCGCTTGGCCCTTCATGGAACCTGTGAAGAGAACAGAAGCTCCTGGATATTATGAAGTTATAAGGTTTCCCATGG ATCTCAAAACAATGAGTGAGCGACTCAAGAATAGGTACTACGTGTCTAAGAAATTATTCATGGCAGACTTGCAGCGAGTCTTTACAAATTGCAGAGAGTACAACCCCCCTGAGAGTGAATACTACAAATGTGCCAATATACTGGAGAAATTCTTCTacacaaaaattaaagaagCTGGATTAATTGACAAGTGA